Part of the Arthrobacter gengyunqii genome is shown below.
GCGCTTCGTCCATGTCATCCACCATGGCCACGGCGAGGTCCAGGTCCATGTACTCCCGGCCCCAGTCCTCGTCGTCGGCCGCCTGCGCGTCAACGCCGGCGGGCAGCATGGCGCGGACCCTTTCATCGGCGTGCAGCCGTACGCCGGCGGCCGCAAGCGCTGCCAGAACGTCTCCCGTTGCTGCTGCGTCGCGGTGCACGAGGAGGGTTTCCACCGTGTTGCAGACACTGGGCCGCTGGGTCTTCGCGTTAAGCAGGATGTCAACGGCCATCTCCACCGGGGCGCTGTGGTCCAGGTAGATGTGGACGTTCCCCTCCCCGGTTTCGATCACCGGAACGGCGGCGTTGGCGACCACGGTCTGGATCAGGTCCCGGCCTCCGCGGGGAATCAGCACATCAACTTTGCCGCGCGCCTTCATCAGGACGTTGGCGCCGGCACGGCCGTACTCATCAACGCTCTGCACGGCGTCCGCAGGGAGTCCGACCGCGTCCAGGGAATCGCGGATGATGTCCACGAGCACGGCGTTGGTGTTCTCCGCCGCACTGCCGCCGCGGAGCAGGACGGCGTTGCCGCTCTTCAGCGCCAGACCGGCAATATCCACTGTCACATTCGGGCGGGCTTCATAAATGGCTGCCACCACGCCCAGGGGAACATGCACCTGGCGCAGCCGCAGTCCGTTGGGAAGGGTCTGCCCGCGGGCCACTGAACCCACCGGGTCCGGCAAGCCGGCCAGCATCTCCAGGGCCCCCGCCAGCCCGTCAATCCGTTCCGGCGTCAGGGTGAGCCGGTCCAGCAGTGCCTCGGAGGTGCCCTTTTTCTTCCCGGCGGCAACGTCCTTCGCGTTGGCGGCCAGCACCAGGTCCCGTTTGGCAACCAGGTTCCTGCCGATCTCCTGCAGGCCCAGGTCCTTCCAGGCACGGTTTGCCCGGGCCAGGCGCCGGGCAGCGATGCGGGCCCGATCGGCAGCAGCATGGACGCCCGCTTCGATTTCTTCAGCAGCAGTAACCGAGGAGGCGGATTCGGCGGTCGTACCGGTTCCAGCTGTGTCGGGTTCGGTCGTTTCGTTCCCGATGATGTCGGTGGGTGTATTCACTGCGCTCATCCTCCCAGTGTATTGGCGGACTCGGGACTGGCAACGGAGGAACCGGGCGCCGCAGACGCACCGGACGGCGTTTCGGCTGGCACTCCCCCGGATTTGTGGTCCTGCAGAATGACCAGATCATTCACGTGCACCACGGCACGCTCGAAGCTGCGGCCGAGGTTCTTGGACAGTTCCCGGGTGGACCGTCCCAGCATCTGCGGCAGTTCGTCGGACGCGTAGTTGGTCAGTCCGTGGGCAATGACGTTTCCGGTCAGATCGGAAATAGCCACCGGGTCCCCCGGCTCAAAATGTCCCTTCACGGAGGTAATGCCGGCGGCCAGCAGCGACCGGCGGCGGTCCGCAACAGCCTTGGCGGCGCCGTCGTCCACCACCAGCGTGCCCTGAATCCGAGCCACGTGGGCCAGCCAGAGCAGCCGCACGGGCTGGCGGCGGCCGCGGCCCACAAACCAGGTGCCCACGTCCTCGCCCGCCAGGGCAGCGGCTGCGTTTGCCGTGGAGGTAACCAGCGCGGGAATGCCGGACTGGGCCGAGATGGTGGCGGCTTCGACTTTGGTGGCCATCCCGCCGGTGCCGACGCCGGCTTTGCCCACCTTGCCGATCCGCACGTCCTCCAGGTCCTGCATGCCGGTGACCTGCGGAATACGGACGGCGCCTTCGGACGGGGGCCCGTCGTAGAGCGCGTCGACGTCGGAAAGCAGGATCAGGGCGTCGGCTTTCACCAGGTGCGCAACGAGGGCAGCAAGGCGGTCATTGTCGCCAAAGCGGATTTCGTGGCTGGCGACGGTGTCATTTTCATTCACGATGGGCACGACGCCGAAGTTCAGCAGCCGTTCCATGGCACGGTTGGCGTTGGCGTGGGTGGTGCGCCGCATAAGGTCTTCCACGGTGAGGAGGACCTGGCTGACGGTGACGCCGTGGCGTCCGAAGGCTTCGGTGTACCGGGCCATCAACAGCCCCTGCCCCACCGAGGCAGCGGCCTGCTGGGAGGAAAGCTGGGTGGGGCGCTTGGCCAACCCCAGCGGCGCCAGTCCGGCGGAGATGGCGCCGGAGGACACGAGGATGATTTCAGTGCCGGCCGTGCGGCGCGCGGCCAGGACATCCGCCAAACCGGTGAGGGCTTCATCGGAAATGCCGCCGGCAACGGTGGTAAGGGAGGACGAGCCCACCTTGACGACGATGCGCTGGGCCCGGGCGAGCCCGGAGCGGGACCGCAGCGGCCGTTTGGGCGCAGGAACAGTGGTCGGGGATGCTGTGTTTTCAGTCATGTCCCCACCACTTTATGCATATCCTGCGCCCGGCCGGGCAAGTGTGAAGCCGTTATTCGCCGTCTTTGGGTGCCGTCGGCGGATTGTGCTTATAGTTCACGGACTCGGTCCAGATGCCGGCTTTCCGCTCGGCTTCGAGCTCAGCCCGCGCCGCCGCCCGTGCATCTCGGCGTGCCTGGTGGTCTTCCTTCTTTTCCTCGCGGGTGGGACGGGAGAACTCCTCGATGCGGATGTCAGAACCGCGCGGGGAAGCCGCCAGCAGTTCGGCGCCACCGATCATGGTCGGCTCCCAGTCGAAGACGACGCCGTCGCCCTCACCGATCACCACGGCATCGCCGGGCTTGGCGCCGGCCTTGAAGAGTTTGTCTTCCACGCCGAGCTTGGCCAGGCGGTCGGCCAGGTAGCCCACAGCCTCGTCGTTGGTGAAGTCGGTCTGGGCAACCCAGCGAACCGGCTTGTCGCCCAGAACGCGGAACAGCGGTTGCAGATTGCGCTCCTCCTTGCGGATGGTGAAGCCGCCCTTGGCATCGGCGTTCCGGACCCGCAGCGTGGGGGTCTTGACCCGCGGCGGCGCGCTTTCAACGGAGGCGCGTGCATCACGGACGATTTCTGCCATGGCGTAGCCGAGGGCCTTGAGTCCCTCGTGACTGGAGGCGGAGACCTCGAAGACGCGGTAGCCGCGCTTCTCCAGTTCCGGGCGCACGAATTCGGCCATGTCGCGGCCGTCGGGAACGTCTACCTTGTTCAAGGCCACCAGGCGCGGACGCTGGTTCAACGGCACAACGTCGCCGTCGGTGCCGGCGAAGCTCATGTCCACGGCGTACTTGTCGAGCTCCTTTTCGATGATGTCCAGGTCGCCCAGCGGATCGCGGTCCGTCTCCAGCGCGGCACAGTCCAGGACGTGCACCAGGGCGGCGCAGCGCTCAACGTGGCGCAGGAAGTTGTGGCCAAGGCCCTTGCCTTCGGAGGCACCTTCAATGAGGCCCGGAACGTCGGCCACGGTGAAGCGGACATCGCCGGCTTCCACCACGCCCAGGTTCGGCACGAGAGTGGTGAAGGGGTAGTCGGCGATCTTCGGCCGGGCCGCGGACATGGCGGCGATCAGCGAGGACTTGCCGGCAGACGGGAAGCCCACCAGGGCGATGTCGGCAATGGACTTCAGTTCCAGGACGATGTCCCGCTCGTCGCCGGGAACACCCAGGAGGGCAAAGCCGGGGGCCTTGCGCTTCTGCGAGGACAGCGAAGAGTTGCCCAGTCCGCCCTGGCCGCCGGCGGCGGCAATGTACTCGGAGCCTTCGCCCACGAGGTCGGCGAGGACTTCGCCGTCCTTGTTCTTGACGACGGTGCCGTCCGGAACGGGCAGGATCAGGGTTTCGCCGGTTTTGCCGTTGCGCCAGTCGCCCATCCCGTTGCCGCCGTTGGTGGCGTGGCGGTGCGGGAGGTGGTGGTAGTCGAGCAGGGTGGTGGAACTGGAGTCAACGCGCAGGATGACGTCGCCGCCGTCGCCGCCGTTGCCGCCGTCGGGCCCACCCAGGGGCTTGAACTTTTCACGCTTGACGGACACGCAACCATGGCCGCCCGTACCGCCCGAAACATGCAGCACTACGCGGTCTACAAAGCTGGCCATGGTTCTCCTTCAAAGGAACTACTTGATAATGCCAATTCTACTTGGCTTAAAAGACGACGGGGCGGGCCATCAGGCCCGCCCCGTCGGAAAAGCTAATTGCCGGTGATTACTCGGCGGCTGCAGCAGCCACGATGTTCACGACGCGGCGGCCGCGACGGCTGCCGAATTCAACTGCGCCTGCTTCGAGGGCGAACAGTGTGTCGTCGCCTCCGCGGCCAACGCCCTCGCCCGGGTGGAAGTGGGTGCCACGCTGGCGGACGATGATTTCGCCTGCCTTGACAACCTGGCCGCCGAAACGCTTTACGCCGAGGTACTGGGCGTTGGAGTCGCGACCGTTGCGAGTGGAACTCGCACCTTTCTTATGTGCCATTTTCTACTGCCTGCCTTTGCTTTACTGATTATGAAACTCAGGGGCGGGATGCTTCCCGCGTTCCCGGCTCCTGATGGAGCCGGCACGAGAATCAGGAGTTGATGGACGTAACCTTGACCTTGGTCAGCGAGGAGCGGTAGCCCTGACGCTTCTTGTAACCGGTCTTGTTCTTGAATTTCTGGATGACAATCTTCGGACCCCGAAAATTCTCAACGATCTCTGCCGTCACGGTGACCTTGGCCAGGTCCTGTGCGGAAGAGGTGACCTGGTCGCCATCAACCAATAGCAGGGCGGGCAGCTCAAATGTGCTGCCGGCTCCACCGGGGACGCGGTCCAGGGTTACGAGGTCTCCGACGGAAACCTTTTCTTGGCGGCCGCCAGCGCGGACAATCGCGTACACCACTTGGGAACTCACTTCTCTCGACGTTAATACTTGGATGCGCATTTGGCTGGGCTGAATATGCCCGCCTTGCGCC
Proteins encoded:
- a CDS encoding glutamate-5-semialdehyde dehydrogenase encodes the protein MSAVNTPTDIIGNETTEPDTAGTGTTAESASSVTAAEEIEAGVHAAADRARIAARRLARANRAWKDLGLQEIGRNLVAKRDLVLAANAKDVAAGKKKGTSEALLDRLTLTPERIDGLAGALEMLAGLPDPVGSVARGQTLPNGLRLRQVHVPLGVVAAIYEARPNVTVDIAGLALKSGNAVLLRGGSAAENTNAVLVDIIRDSLDAVGLPADAVQSVDEYGRAGANVLMKARGKVDVLIPRGGRDLIQTVVANAAVPVIETGEGNVHIYLDHSAPVEMAVDILLNAKTQRPSVCNTVETLLVHRDAAATGDVLAALAAAGVRLHADERVRAMLPAGVDAQAADDEDWGREYMDLDLAVAMVDDMDEALAHIRRWTTGHTEAIITNDLANAERFIAEIDSAAVIVNASTRFTDGGELGLGAEVGISTQKMHARGPMGLRELTTTKWIVQGDGQIRI
- the proB gene encoding glutamate 5-kinase, translating into MTENTASPTTVPAPKRPLRSRSGLARAQRIVVKVGSSSLTTVAGGISDEALTGLADVLAARRTAGTEIILVSSGAISAGLAPLGLAKRPTQLSSQQAAASVGQGLLMARYTEAFGRHGVTVSQVLLTVEDLMRRTTHANANRAMERLLNFGVVPIVNENDTVASHEIRFGDNDRLAALVAHLVKADALILLSDVDALYDGPPSEGAVRIPQVTGMQDLEDVRIGKVGKAGVGTGGMATKVEAATISAQSGIPALVTSTANAAAALAGEDVGTWFVGRGRRQPVRLLWLAHVARIQGTLVVDDGAAKAVADRRRSLLAAGITSVKGHFEPGDPVAISDLTGNVIAHGLTNYASDELPQMLGRSTRELSKNLGRSFERAVVHVNDLVILQDHKSGGVPAETPSGASAAPGSSVASPESANTLGG
- the obgE gene encoding GTPase ObgE, with the translated sequence MASFVDRVVLHVSGGTGGHGCVSVKREKFKPLGGPDGGNGGDGGDVILRVDSSSTTLLDYHHLPHRHATNGGNGMGDWRNGKTGETLILPVPDGTVVKNKDGEVLADLVGEGSEYIAAAGGQGGLGNSSLSSQKRKAPGFALLGVPGDERDIVLELKSIADIALVGFPSAGKSSLIAAMSAARPKIADYPFTTLVPNLGVVEAGDVRFTVADVPGLIEGASEGKGLGHNFLRHVERCAALVHVLDCAALETDRDPLGDLDIIEKELDKYAVDMSFAGTDGDVVPLNQRPRLVALNKVDVPDGRDMAEFVRPELEKRGYRVFEVSASSHEGLKALGYAMAEIVRDARASVESAPPRVKTPTLRVRNADAKGGFTIRKEERNLQPLFRVLGDKPVRWVAQTDFTNDEAVGYLADRLAKLGVEDKLFKAGAKPGDAVVIGEGDGVVFDWEPTMIGGAELLAASPRGSDIRIEEFSRPTREEKKEDHQARRDARAAARAELEAERKAGIWTESVNYKHNPPTAPKDGE
- the rpmA gene encoding 50S ribosomal protein L27, coding for MAHKKGASSTRNGRDSNAQYLGVKRFGGQVVKAGEIIVRQRGTHFHPGEGVGRGGDDTLFALEAGAVEFGSRRGRRVVNIVAAAAAE
- the rplU gene encoding 50S ribosomal protein L21; amino-acid sequence: MVYAIVRAGGRQEKVSVGDLVTLDRVPGGAGSTFELPALLLVDGDQVTSSAQDLAKVTVTAEIVENFRGPKIVIQKFKNKTGYKKRQGYRSSLTKVKVTSINS